GACCTTGACATCTCCTTTCTCCCCATCTGATTTCCGCTCCCGCTCCCGTTCCCGTTCTTTgtctttacttttctttttcttgctgGTGGAGCGTTCACGTTCCTCGCGACTGTGATCTTTATCACTCTTGCGGTCCCTGTCCCTTTCCTTatcccttttcttttctttcttgtgtCTGGAGGGAGGACAGGAAAAATCAGCTGTGCCATGAAATGCCATGGATGTGCCCACACAATGGATATTGAGTTTATTTGGTCTGGACcaaagaaataaatacagattgTTGACTTTTAGTTCTGATTTGGTTAAGAAATGCAAAACGGGCGTGCAGTGTTAAGGCTGTTTTTGATCCACAAATATTTCACATCAAAACACCAACCTTCGAGGAGATGGAGTCCTCTTTTTAGGCGACTTTTTAGGAGGCGATCGGCTGGGGCTTCGACTTCTCCTGCGTCTCCTGCGTAGCAGAACATTACTAAAAGACTGAGTACTTGAAAACTGAGAAGATTTGGTGGCTGCTGTATAAAAGTATACACTTTCAATCGCCTTCAATCTAAGCACAAGAGATCCTTTGCTGTACTCACCGGTCCTCACTGCGGGACCTCCTGGCTGTGCTGTAGCTTTTAGGTGGTGTTTTGGATCTTCTTCTCCCTGAATCgtctttctttctatctctgTAGATACATTTGATGTAAGAAATTGGATTTAAGATCTCAGACAGGCTCAAATAATAGTTAaaagatgtaaatctttaacTATTATTTGCGTAACGTAGGCTTAAAGGCAAGCATGTATTACAGTTAACCCACCTGGACCTGCTTGGAGATAGCCTGATTTGGTCTTTGCCGTCGGTGTGTCTCCTGCTGCGAGGGCTTTTGGAGCGCCTCCTGCTTCTGGAGTTTGACGGTCGCCTTGATCTGCTTCTGGTTCGCCTGCAACCAGACATTTAGACCATTTAACTTTAttcttaaaataacaaaaagctTCTCCATCTCGACTCCTCAGACAATTATCCGTAATTATCACCTGTGTCTTGAACGTGATCTGGATTTCCTCTTCCTGGACCTGGACCTCGTCCGGGAGCGCTTCTTTTTGCTCTCCTTATCTGCGagacagaaaaaacagaaattgCTTAGTATTGTCGAGGTACAATGTACAAAGGACCTTGTGTAACCCtgcaatacacacagacagacattattGTAGACCGCAAAGTCAAAGTCCTGTTAAGAAAAGTCCTCCAAATGTTTGTACACTCACTTCCAGGTTCAATTGCAGCAGAAATGAGCGACTGGGCCTCTCTGACTCTCTTCATGGCCTCTTCGATTTCTCTATTAGATGCGTCAGCCTTCAGGCTTGCACTCATATTTAAGCCTGCAGCCAAAGGATTCAGCCTGAACAAAAGGATGTTAATTAGTTGAACACATCCATTTCCTTACTCAAAAATGTTTTGCCTGAATGCAGTTTTAAAAACCAAAGGAGCTTATTTATATTGACTTACTTTGGATCTGTCATGAACTTTAACAGCTGATCAGcagcctgtaaaaaaaaacagtgggaaGAAGGGTAAAGGTTTGTCTAGGTTGTCTAATcaaatacagtatactgcatATTTAACTTCACAACTTTTGGAAGACATTTACAGTCAGTGTCATTCAACAAAACCTCTCACCTGGGGATTCATGTTGTGTCCTGGGAATCCAAACGCAGCCATTGCATCCATGTTCGGAATACCGAACGGGTTCCCTCCCATCTGGAATAGAATCGCATACAAGAAACCACAAACAAGCATGTAAAGGCACGTTTGTTATGACAGCCATATTGTTGGGAGATCTTGACTTTTTACAAGTGTAAAATGTAAAGTCCTCAAAAGTAACATCTGCAAATGAAGACCATGTGATatgatcaaaagctccagaaatGCTACCAAATGGACTTTGAGGTGAGATTGTTTAGTCAAATAACAGTTTATCTGTAGATCATAATCTGATGCGGCAGGGCAATACTGCTTCTGCATGCCAACAGCAAATTTACTAAAGCACGATTTTCTGGAAGAATGCATGGCAAACCACTGTGTTGTcccattttaaaattgtatacAATGTGACACagttgtttataatgtttgtaAGGTCATGCACAGGCATATTCAGAGAATTTGAAGTCTTACAGGATTGGACATGGGATTTGGCGTTGGAAGAAGTCCTCCTCCTGGCATCATTCCTGCCACAGCGTTTGCTGGCGCCAACAGTGACAAAGCTTTAGCCTCATCTGGAATAGAGCctacaggaaaataaaaaaacggcATTAGGAGAGAACAACATCTTCAAACACATCAACTATAGAGAAGACACTTtggaaaagacaaagaaaaaaaaagtcttcacaCTGCAATTCCTCAAATGAGGTTCAACAAAATGGTTACCTTACAGATCAGAGAAGAGTTCCCTTAATTCAACATAATCATTGCAGTGACATAACTATTGCTGGAATATATCACACTACTCCAATGAACACTGCCAAGAATATATCACCTGAACGTGTTTTTTAAGTCATGAACCAAACGTTAGCAAGCACAGCTGCTTCTCCAGTTGGGTGAGCCCTCAATTTTCATTAAGACGTTTACTGAAACAAGCGACTCACGCTGGCGGCTTCGCTACTAAaagcacacagagaaaaatcGAGATACACACAACAGAGAGAATTTTAGGGATTTGGCAAGAACACTATACAAGCTATTAGTGTTTACTtaccaaaaacacaaatgtcagaGCATATAGTGGTAAGTACTAAATGACAATAGCAGAATTCAGGGTGGGTAGCGTGTCTGCTTTACATCATTATTCTAGTATCCTTACCTGCCACTGcatcaatcaaacaaacaaacctagGCAGAGGACTGGTTTAATTAACCTGCGCTACCACAGTCCAATTAAAAAATAACTGTTCATCTTTATTTGCAATATGACACTGATTGTTGGCCAAATTTAACAAATAAACACCTAATAATCATTTCACAGTAAATCCACTCCCAAAAAAAACTCTTTCACAAAAGGACATGACTTAAATACGGACACACAATGAcaacattcaaataaaaaaaaattataaaaaaagcacactgaagagagagaaattgCTGCAGGAGACAAAACTGTTGGATGGTATTTTCAGCAGGGCCTGGTATACAGGACTGGCTGAGCCAGGAAAAAGAActgtaaaacacaacaacaaaagaagACCACTGTTAAAGAGAATATATTTTACCAACACAGTGTCATGTCGGGTGGGCATCTTAAGACAACTTATGATGAGATGTAGTACCGTTATTATATAAAATAACCAATCATTGACTAGTGTTCCTCTGTTAAGTCACACAATTAACTGCTCTCATATGGGTAAGTATGTGTAGTGTCAGTTGCCTGGGCAGTGTGGTTTTTGCACGCAAGTAATTATTAACACCCAGTACCTTTGTATAGGCTTTTACCACTAAACCCAActaatgtattgtatttcaaAGCTTTTTCTTTCAAGAgttaattttcacatttttatagatAAGGCTGGCGATATTaaattttttgttattgtcaacaatgCCTTTTGCGGCGTccaggtagctcacctggtagagcgtgcgccccatataCTAAGGCTTGCTGCATGTCGTGCCCTCTCTATCTTCCCCCTTTTCTGTCAATCTTCAACTGTACTCTTAAATTAAGGcaaaaaagccccccaaaaataatccaAAACAATACGTTCTGCTCTCAGCCACAATCCCATTTGTTACCACTGAAATAACAAGTGACAaatatattatttcatttttataaaagACTAAAACAACTGAGAGCTGTCGTTTTCAGCAAAGGTTTTCATACAGaagtaaataatacatttattggggactatttttagTGGCGGATGTGTGTAGCGTGTGCTAGCGACTATTCACGGCTGCAGTGCGGTGCCGGTGGCACTgacttaaaataaactacagtgcctgCTTTCATCATAATGAACAAAAAAGTCACCttgtgcaacagtgtggctcactgatgtgcTGTCAATTGTTTTTGGTCAATGATGGTCTTTTCATGAGATTTGTTGACATCAAAAAAAGGAAGAATATTGCCAGCCTTATCCGTTAAGGAACAATGCTTTAGCCATAAAATGGCTAAGAAGCCGTTCCAAAGTGTtgcaaaacaatgcaaaatgaGCACTGGTTTAGGCTACGTCCCCGATATCTGACCTTTTGCTCTAAACTAAACCACCTATAAAAGATTAATTagacagaaggaaagagaaagagaaggcagAGAAAGAATAGAGGACACAAAAAAGAGTGGGGTGGGACTTGAATGCTTGCTGGCCTTTGAAAATGTCTACAATCCCCTGTTGGCAGGCAGAGGACCACTTTCAGCCATCCACGAGGGGGCTGCTTTTGCCTTCTTCACTacaaaaatcacacacacacacatacacacacacaaataacagaGAGAAGTTTAACAGTGGATAGTCCAATATGGGggagaaaataaaatgcatatgGTTAGGAGTATTAACAACTTCACTTCACTGCGGCGCCGACAGCTTGGGATTGTTCAACTCCTAGTCTGTGAAGCAGATTTTGGTATACTGCGCTTTCTAAATGCAGGACAAATTATTGTTTTAGGCAGAGACATACCGCTTGATATGCATTTGCCCAAATAAATACAATCCAGTTTATCAAAAGAATTGCATTGTTGTGGTAAAACAGATTTGGGACGAGCTACCACAGTATATCAAAAATCTGACAATACAGGTCTGCTTTAAGCACTGCTTATATACAATGGGAGGGAATGACATTACCAGTATCATTGAAAGTATCTTAAAAGCTTATATAAACAGGCCAAGGTGAGCTGACTTGTGCAATTCACAAATGGgacaaataaatcatttttactCTTTAACATTTTCACTATTCATGCCATTCAATCAACAAGAACCACTCATACGTGGAAATAATGATGTGACAACAAACCTTCAGCAAATGGGACCACAATCAATGCTCTGTCCACAAACACGGTGTTTGTCAGATGTTGAGACACTCCAACAGACTCTGGCTCCTGGAACTTCACAAAGCACACCCGTGATGTCACCGGCATCTGAGAATCACTATTGAGGAAGTCACAAATATTACATTAAATAGCATAAAATTGCAACAATCATCTAAACAATGCATTTAGTTGCAGCCTGTCTTTTGACAACGTCATAGGGTCCAATCATACCCACATGCATTGACATGCACTGATGTGTGGATTTGGCATATTTACAATTAAATGTGATAAAGCATTCAGTACAATCCTCAAAACAGCATCCACACATAATACTGCCATAATTATAACAATTGAGTACTATGGACATTAGGCAGGTTTTGAGCCACTGCAGCAATGTCTCCCTCAAAACTAAATGTCCTATCAGGACAACTTCTCTGCTCCCAATTGTCCCCGTTTTCAAacgacaagacaaaacaagatgCATTGTCAGTGTCCAGTCTTGTTATGAATACATTTCTCTAGGTCTCTCTAAAACACAGATGAAGAGGGGCAGTAACAAAATAAAGGTATAACCATTTCCGGCTCAGCTGCAAGAAAAAATTAGCTTATGTTGATTATAGTAAAT
This is a stretch of genomic DNA from Sander vitreus isolate 19-12246 chromosome 12, sanVit1, whole genome shotgun sequence. It encodes these proteins:
- the LOC144526468 gene encoding uncharacterized protein LOC144526468 isoform X4 → MNYTTKVVQVTNVSPSTTSEQMRTLFGFLGTIEELKLFPPDDSQMPVTSRVCFVKFQEPESVGVSQHLTNTVFVDRALIVVPFAEGSIPDEAKALSLLAPANAVAGMMPGGGLLPTPNPMSNPYAILFQMGGNPFGIPNMDAMAAFGFPGHNMNPQAADQLLKFMTDPKLNPLAAGLNMSASLKADASNREIEEAMKRVREAQSLISAAIEPGNKESKKKRSRTRSRSRKRKSRSRSRHRRTRSRSRRPSNSRSRRRSKSPRSRRHTDGKDQIRLSPSRSRDRKKDDSGRRRSKTPPKSYSTARRSRSEDRRRRRSRSPSRSPPKKSPKKRTPSPRRPNKLNIHCVGTSMAFHGTADFSCPPSRHKKEKKRDKERDRDRKSDKDHSREERERSTSKKKKSKDKERERERERKSDGEKGDVKSVEGNGTARPVKQAKVNGADDHHEEDMDVSD
- the LOC144526468 gene encoding uncharacterized protein LOC144526468 isoform X1 — translated: MNYTTKVVQVTNVSPSTTSEQMRTLFGFLGTIEELKLFPPDDSQMPVTSRVCFVKFQEPESVGVSQHLTNTVFVDRALIVVPFAEGSIPDEAKALSLLAPANAVAGMMPGGGLLPTPNPMSNPYAILFQMGGNPFGIPNMDAMAAFGFPGHNMNPQAADQLLKFMTDPKLNPLAAGLNMSASLKADASNREIEEAMKRVREAQSLISAAIEPGNKESKKKRSRTRSRSRKRKSRSRSRHRRTRSRSRRPSNSRSRRRSKSPRSRRHTDGKDQIRLSPSRSRDRKKDDSGRRRSKTPPKSYSTARRSRSEDRRRRRSRSPSRSPPKKSPKKRTPSPRRPNKLNIHCVGTSMAFHGTADFSCPPSRHKKEKKRDKERDRDRKSDKDHSREERERSTSKKKKSKDKERERERERKSDGEKGDVKITRDYDEEEQGYDSAKEREDRKDSDDSALSPQSVEGNGTARPVKQAKVNGADDHHEEDMDVSD
- the LOC144526468 gene encoding uncharacterized protein LOC144526468 isoform X2, with amino-acid sequence MNYTTKVVQVTNVSPSTTSEQMRTLFGFLGTIEELKLFPPDDSQMPVTSRVCFVKFQEPESVGVSQHLTNTVFVDRALIVVPFAEGSIPDEAKALSLLAPANAVAGMMPGGGLLPTPNPMSNPMGGNPFGIPNMDAMAAFGFPGHNMNPQAADQLLKFMTDPKLNPLAAGLNMSASLKADASNREIEEAMKRVREAQSLISAAIEPGNKESKKKRSRTRSRSRKRKSRSRSRHRRTRSRSRRPSNSRSRRRSKSPRSRRHTDGKDQIRLSPSRSRDRKKDDSGRRRSKTPPKSYSTARRSRSEDRRRRRSRSPSRSPPKKSPKKRTPSPRRPNKLNIHCVGTSMAFHGTADFSCPPSRHKKEKKRDKERDRDRKSDKDHSREERERSTSKKKKSKDKERERERERKSDGEKGDVKITRDYDEEEQGYDSAKEREDRKDSDDSALSPQSVEGNGTARPVKQAKVNGADDHHEEDMDVSD
- the LOC144526468 gene encoding uncharacterized protein LOC144526468 isoform X3, whose protein sequence is MNYTTKVVQVTNVSPSTTSEQMRTLFGFLGTIEELKLFPPDDSQMPVTSRVCFVKFQEPESVGVSQHLTNTVFVDRALIVVPFAEGSIPDEAKALSLLAPANAVAGMMPGGGLLPTPNPMSNPYAILFQMGGNPFGIPNMDAMAAFGFPGHNMNPQAADQLLKFMTDPKLNPLAAGLNMSASLKADASNREIEEAMKRVREAQSLISAAIEPGNKESKKKRSRTRSRSRKRKSRSRSRHRRTRSRSRRPSNSRSRRRSKSPRSRRHTDGKDQIRLSPSRSRDRKKDDSGRRRSKTPPKSYSTARRSRSEDRRRRRSRSPSRSPPKKSPKKRTPSPRRHKKEKKRDKERDRDRKSDKDHSREERERSTSKKKKSKDKERERERERKSDGEKGDVKITRDYDEEEQGYDSAKEREDRKDSDDSALSPQSVEGNGTARPVKQAKVNGADDHHEEDMDVSD
- the LOC144526468 gene encoding uncharacterized protein LOC144526468 isoform X5 translates to MNYTTKVVQVTNVSPSTTSEQMRTLFGFLGTIEELKLFPPDDSQMPVTSRVCFVKFQEPESVGVSQHLTNTVFVDRALIVVPFAEGSIPDEAKALSLLAPANAVAGMMPGGGLLPTPNPMSNPMGGNPFGIPNMDAMAAFGFPGHNMNPQAADQLLKFMTDPKLNPLAAGLNMSASLKADASNREIEEAMKRVREAQSLISAAIEPGNKESKKKRSRTRSRSRKRKSRSRSRHRRTRSRSRRPSNSRSRRRSKSPRSRRHTDGKDQIRLSPSRSRDRKKDDSGRRRSKTPPKSYSTARRSRSEDRRRRRSRSPSRSPPKKSPKKRTPSPRRHKKEKKRDKERDRDRKSDKDHSREERERSTSKKKKSKDKERERERERKSDGEKGDVKITRDYDEEEQGYDSAKEREDRKDSDDSALSPQSVEGNGTARPVKQAKVNGADDHHEEDMDVSD
- the LOC144526468 gene encoding uncharacterized protein LOC144526468 isoform X6 — translated: MMPGGGLLPTPNPMSNPYAILFQMGGNPFGIPNMDAMAAFGFPGHNMNPQAADQLLKFMTDPKLNPLAAGLNMSASLKADASNREIEEAMKRVREAQSLISAAIEPGNKESKKKRSRTRSRSRKRKSRSRSRHRRTRSRSRRPSNSRSRRRSKSPRSRRHTDGKDQIRLSPSRSRDRKKDDSGRRRSKTPPKSYSTARRSRSEDRRRRRSRSPSRSPPKKSPKKRTPSPRRPNKLNIHCVGTSMAFHGTADFSCPPSRHKKEKKRDKERDRDRKSDKDHSREERERSTSKKKKSKDKERERERERKSDGEKGDVKITRDYDEEEQGYDSAKEREDRKDSDDSALSPQSVEGNGTARPVKQAKVNGADDHHEEDMDVSD